From one Chryseobacterium sp. 3008163 genomic stretch:
- a CDS encoding PQQ-dependent sugar dehydrogenase produces MKKLLLPILLASATMIVSCQGKGKPSEPSAKEEKANTSYKPSFEGQTRISPVKTSTPYNVEILTKDLGRPWGIVNLPDGKFLITEKSGFINVVSTDGKQISKIEGFPKVDDKGQGGMLDVALDPDFKTNSIIYFCYSEPFGDGNLTSVAKGKLSTDLKNISEVKVIFRATPSYDGDKHYGSRLQFDKDGSLFVSTGERSDKQTRVYAQKTDNYLGKILKITKDGKPAPGNPFIGKDGYKPEIYAFGIRSPQGLALDEKGQLWDIEMGPRGGDEINLIQPGKNYGWGDVTYGIEYSGEKINNGTTQKEGTEQPVYYWDPVVSPSGVTFYTGNIEEWKNNLFIACLSGQHINRIVMKDNKVVGEERLLLDQKERFRDVLNGSDGNLYGITDSGKLYKISKK; encoded by the coding sequence ATGAAAAAGTTATTATTACCCATTTTATTAGCTTCGGCAACAATGATTGTTTCGTGTCAGGGAAAAGGCAAACCAAGCGAACCATCAGCGAAAGAAGAAAAAGCAAATACAAGCTACAAGCCTTCTTTTGAAGGACAAACAAGAATAAGTCCCGTAAAAACATCAACTCCTTACAATGTAGAAATTCTAACTAAAGATTTAGGTAGACCATGGGGGATTGTAAATTTACCAGACGGAAAGTTTTTAATTACCGAAAAATCAGGCTTTATCAATGTCGTTTCAACTGATGGAAAACAAATTTCCAAGATTGAAGGATTTCCTAAAGTGGATGATAAAGGACAGGGCGGAATGCTCGATGTGGCTTTGGATCCAGACTTTAAAACGAACAGCATAATTTATTTCTGTTATTCTGAACCTTTCGGAGATGGAAACTTGACTTCAGTTGCAAAAGGAAAACTTTCGACAGATTTGAAAAATATCTCTGAGGTTAAAGTCATTTTTCGGGCAACGCCTTCTTATGATGGTGATAAACATTACGGAAGTCGTCTTCAATTTGACAAAGATGGAAGTTTGTTTGTAAGTACGGGTGAAAGATCAGATAAGCAGACAAGAGTTTATGCTCAGAAAACAGATAATTATTTAGGTAAAATTTTAAAAATCACCAAAGACGGAAAACCAGCTCCGGGAAATCCGTTTATTGGAAAAGATGGTTATAAACCTGAAATTTATGCTTTCGGAATCAGAAGTCCTCAAGGTTTGGCTTTAGACGAAAAAGGTCAGCTTTGGGATATTGAAATGGGACCACGAGGTGGAGATGAAATTAATTTAATCCAGCCAGGAAAAAATTACGGTTGGGGAGATGTAACCTACGGAATTGAATATTCGGGAGAAAAAATCAACAATGGAACGACACAGAAAGAAGGAACTGAACAGCCAGTTTACTATTGGGATCCCGTAGTTTCACCAAGTGGAGTGACTTTCTACACAGGAAATATTGAAGAATGGAAAAACAATCTATTCATAGCCTGTTTGAGCGGACAACACATTAACAGAATTGTGATGAAAGACAATAAAGTTGTAGGAGAAGAACGATTGCTTTTAGACCAAAAAGAAAGATTCAGAGATGTTTTGAATGGTTCTGACGGAAATCTTTATGGTATTACCGACAGCGGAAAACTGTACAAGATTTCAAAAAAATAA
- a CDS encoding pyridoxal phosphate-dependent aminotransferase encodes MFNNTDINFEALKKKAYNGRWATLEDGIIPLTAADPDFRMSTEIEQGIIEYIKDGYLSYGPFSGLPEFKKSVSEHFNTGKNGNFTPENVLAVNSAAMGMFMVAKYVLNPGDEAIIFDPVDFLFKKTVDAVGGVLKLCPVDSQTGDIDFEMLVSLIGPKTKMISICNPHNPVGRVYSKEILKKISEIAAAHDLWVMSDEIWSDIVYDKREFNTYSSVSEEAKKKSFTVFGFSKSFGIAGLRIGAVLCNDQELLDDFTEKSHFNSTIEGVSTLSQIAASVAIDRAKPWFNDFLTHLQHNRDLAHSILSNSGILTPNLPEATFVIFPKIENGMSSDQFAQHVLKQGKVAVVPGSERWFGKGAEGHIRICFSTSREILEEGLNRIIKSF; translated from the coding sequence ATGTTTAACAATACTGATATAAATTTTGAGGCTCTCAAAAAAAAGGCCTACAACGGAAGATGGGCAACTTTAGAAGACGGAATTATTCCTCTTACCGCTGCTGATCCGGATTTCAGAATGTCTACCGAGATCGAGCAAGGCATTATTGAATATATTAAAGACGGATATTTGAGCTACGGCCCATTTTCTGGATTACCTGAGTTTAAAAAAAGCGTTTCAGAACATTTCAATACAGGAAAAAACGGAAATTTCACTCCCGAAAATGTATTGGCTGTCAACAGTGCTGCGATGGGAATGTTTATGGTTGCCAAATACGTTCTAAATCCCGGCGACGAAGCGATTATCTTTGATCCGGTTGATTTTTTATTTAAAAAAACGGTCGATGCAGTTGGCGGAGTTTTAAAACTATGTCCGGTCGATTCTCAGACAGGAGATATTGATTTTGAGATGTTGGTTTCATTAATTGGTCCTAAAACAAAAATGATCAGTATTTGCAACCCTCACAATCCGGTTGGACGAGTTTATTCAAAAGAAATTTTAAAGAAAATCTCTGAAATTGCAGCAGCTCATGATCTTTGGGTGATGAGTGATGAAATATGGAGCGATATTGTTTACGATAAAAGAGAATTCAATACATACTCATCCGTTTCTGAAGAAGCGAAAAAGAAAAGTTTCACCGTATTCGGATTTTCAAAATCATTTGGAATTGCAGGGTTAAGAATTGGTGCCGTTTTATGCAATGACCAGGAATTATTGGACGATTTCACAGAAAAATCTCACTTTAATTCTACGATTGAAGGTGTTTCTACTTTATCTCAAATCGCAGCAAGTGTGGCAATTGACCGAGCAAAACCTTGGTTTAATGATTTCCTAACGCATTTGCAGCACAACAGAGATTTAGCTCACAGCATTCTAAGTAATTCAGGAATTTTAACTCCAAATCTTCCTGAAGCCACGTTTGTTATTTTTCCAAAAATTGAAAACGGAATGTCGAGCGACCAGTTTGCTCAACACGTTTTAAAGCAAGGAAAAGTGGCCGTTGTTCCCGGTTCTGAACGCTGGTTTGGAAAAGGAGCAGAAGGTCACATCAGAATATGCTTCTCTACTTCTAGAGAAATTTTGGAAGAAGGATTGAACAGGATTATTAAAAGTTTTTAG
- a CDS encoding FAD-dependent oxidoreductase, whose product MSKVAIIGAGVSGLSMANYLEKNNLDYHLYERRTKDDLKGHGFILPKEGIEYLSEIIDINDLYTKGSFLKKYIHYCHNGNVLSEKDLDNVFVISRSTLIEVLSQNIPADKIFYRNTLNLTGFSDGKAELEFEDHTKLQADVVIASDGSRSRIRRAIFQDEVMKAVRENEVVNIIENEEIASQIEGNFHKFHHEDGGLTFGVLKLSPTKILWYCQFDITRYFINEDYTADCIKQFMLDNFGDWNPLVSSIVKESSYDNAHIWRVYELEKLNPFHYKNIAFLGDAAHPLIPFTSQGVTSALKDSYILTQLLLENKDLKETFQKYEEERKPEIEIHIKNGRILLEQFLLPVSEQPKDSLPISYK is encoded by the coding sequence ATGAGCAAAGTTGCAATTATCGGAGCCGGTGTTTCAGGATTGAGCATGGCCAATTATTTAGAAAAAAATAATCTCGATTACCATCTTTACGAAAGACGAACAAAAGATGACTTGAAAGGTCACGGATTTATCCTGCCAAAAGAAGGAATCGAATATCTTTCGGAAATCATTGACATCAACGACCTTTACACCAAAGGAAGTTTTCTGAAAAAATACATTCACTACTGCCACAACGGAAATGTTCTTTCAGAAAAAGATCTGGATAACGTTTTTGTGATTTCAAGAAGTACTTTGATTGAAGTTTTAAGCCAAAATATTCCTGCAGACAAAATTTTTTACAGAAATACACTTAATCTGACAGGCTTTTCAGATGGAAAAGCCGAACTTGAATTTGAAGATCACACAAAGCTACAGGCCGATGTTGTGATTGCATCCGACGGTTCAAGAAGCAGAATCAGAAGAGCAATCTTTCAGGATGAAGTGATGAAGGCGGTGAGAGAAAATGAAGTCGTGAACATCATCGAAAATGAAGAAATTGCCAGCCAGATCGAAGGTAACTTTCATAAATTTCACCATGAAGACGGCGGATTGACTTTCGGAGTTTTAAAACTGTCTCCTACCAAGATTTTATGGTATTGTCAGTTTGACATCACCCGTTATTTCATTAATGAAGATTATACGGCAGATTGCATCAAGCAATTTATGCTTGACAATTTCGGAGACTGGAATCCTTTGGTTTCATCGATTGTGAAAGAATCAAGCTACGATAACGCTCACATCTGGAGAGTATATGAATTGGAAAAACTCAATCCTTTTCATTATAAAAATATTGCATTTTTAGGTGACGCAGCGCATCCATTAATTCCTTTTACAAGCCAAGGTGTAACCTCAGCTTTGAAAGATTCTTATATTCTGACGCAGCTTTTACTCGAAAACAAAGACTTGAAGGAAACTTTCCAAAAATATGAAGAGGAAAGAAAACCTGAGATAGAAATACACATCAAAAACGGTAGAATATTGCTTGAGCAGTTTTTATTACCTGTCAGTGAACAACCAAAAGACTCCTTACCAATCTCTTACAAATAA
- a CDS encoding DsbA family protein, which produces MDTALMTVLSILLNFINANHFNTMNNNPLLNCDYEKGVCEILETPADESSSAEFTTEKTDKIKIIYYTDPICSSCWGIEAQLRKFKLEYGDAVEIDYRMGGLLPSWDIYNSGGISKPSDVAGHWEEVSPHYKMPIDGGVWIEDPLNSSYPPSIAFKAAQMQDEKKAIVFLRILREMVFLDKLNITKDEHLEKAAALAKLDVAQWKEDYESKAQIEFKKDLDLGKQLGVRGFPTLIFVKDDEMLDVLYGFKPYEEFEKRVKKIDPKAKKKEYSSEWQNLFAVYPTLTTQEFAVLSNNSFEKSQEFLLNLSTENKLERKKIKNGDLWILNSN; this is translated from the coding sequence ATGGATACAGCTCTCATGACAGTTCTGTCTATACTTCTTAATTTTATTAATGCTAATCATTTTAATACTATGAATAATAATCCTCTTCTTAATTGTGACTACGAAAAAGGTGTGTGCGAAATTCTTGAAACACCCGCTGACGAATCTTCTTCTGCTGAATTTACAACAGAAAAAACAGATAAAATCAAAATCATTTACTATACAGACCCTATTTGCTCATCATGTTGGGGAATTGAAGCTCAGCTTAGAAAATTTAAATTAGAATATGGCGATGCCGTAGAGATCGATTACAGAATGGGCGGACTTTTGCCTTCTTGGGACATCTACAATTCCGGTGGAATAAGCAAGCCGAGCGATGTTGCAGGACATTGGGAAGAAGTAAGCCCTCACTACAAAATGCCAATCGACGGCGGAGTTTGGATTGAAGATCCTTTAAACTCATCTTATCCTCCTTCAATCGCTTTCAAAGCAGCACAAATGCAGGATGAAAAGAAAGCCATTGTGTTTTTAAGAATTCTCCGTGAAATGGTTTTCTTGGATAAATTAAATATCACAAAAGATGAACATTTAGAAAAAGCAGCAGCGTTAGCAAAATTAGATGTTGCACAATGGAAAGAAGATTATGAATCTAAAGCTCAAATCGAGTTTAAAAAAGATCTTGATCTTGGAAAACAATTGGGCGTAAGAGGATTTCCTACTTTGATCTTCGTGAAAGATGATGAAATGCTTGATGTTTTGTATGGTTTTAAACCCTACGAAGAATTTGAGAAAAGAGTCAAAAAGATCGATCCCAAAGCTAAGAAAAAAGAATATTCTTCAGAATGGCAAAATTTGTTTGCGGTTTACCCTACACTTACCACTCAGGAATTTGCGGTACTATCTAATAATTCGTTTGAAAAATCTCAGGAGTTTTTATTAAATCTAAGCACTGAAAATAAATTGGAGCGTAAGAAAATCAAAAATGGTGATCTTTGGATTTTAAATTCTAATTAA
- a CDS encoding DUF502 domain-containing protein: protein MKKLTFENITNFFLKNFFQGLLIIGPIGLTIFVIWYVISSVDNIIPSVAKQIPGLVFVSTILVTALLGYLGNKFVVGRFFVDAIDRILERTPGIKHIYSPTKDVMSSFVGDKKKFSDPVWVKTNENPEIWRIGFLTQKDMSDVHKHDFVAVYLPHSYAISGWVIITAEKNIKPVVGMTAATAMKFAVSGGVAGFHSDDNVFKAPE, encoded by the coding sequence TTGAAAAAACTTACCTTTGAAAATATCACTAATTTTTTTCTGAAAAATTTCTTTCAGGGATTATTAATCATTGGCCCTATCGGGTTGACGATTTTTGTGATCTGGTATGTGATTTCATCTGTTGACAACATTATTCCATCTGTTGCAAAACAAATTCCGGGATTGGTTTTTGTGTCTACAATTCTCGTGACCGCATTATTAGGATATTTGGGAAACAAATTTGTGGTCGGGCGCTTTTTTGTGGATGCCATTGACCGCATTTTAGAAAGAACTCCCGGTATTAAACATATTTATTCGCCTACAAAAGATGTAATGTCTTCATTCGTAGGCGATAAGAAAAAATTCAGTGATCCAGTCTGGGTTAAAACCAATGAAAACCCAGAGATTTGGAGAATTGGTTTTTTGACGCAGAAAGACATGTCAGATGTTCACAAGCATGATTTCGTTGCGGTATATCTTCCGCATTCTTATGCAATTTCCGGTTGGGTAATCATAACCGCAGAAAAAAACATCAAACCCGTAGTGGGAATGACTGCAGCCACAGCAATGAAATTTGCGGTAAGCGGCGGTGTGGCAGGTTTCCATTCAGACGACAACGTATTTAAAGCTCCAGAGTAG
- a CDS encoding tRNA-(ms[2]io[6]A)-hydroxylase → MFKLKLPTDPRWANIAEDNIQEILTDHAWCEQKAATNAIGLITMLPERPDIVTELLAIAQEELEHFGQVLEIIKKRGYTFGRTRKDDYVNELVNFIQKGGHRDTMIVDKMLFAAMIEARSCERFKVLTENIKDEELKVFYKELMISEANHYTTFIGFARELGDPDQVNKRWEEWLEYEAKIIKSYGNKETIHG, encoded by the coding sequence ATGTTTAAGTTGAAACTTCCTACCGATCCAAGGTGGGCAAACATTGCAGAGGATAACATTCAGGAAATTTTAACCGATCATGCTTGGTGTGAGCAAAAAGCTGCTACCAATGCGATCGGATTGATCACTATGCTTCCGGAGCGTCCGGACATCGTGACGGAACTTTTGGCAATTGCTCAGGAAGAACTAGAACATTTCGGTCAGGTTTTAGAGATTATCAAGAAACGTGGTTACACTTTTGGCCGTACAAGAAAAGACGATTACGTCAACGAACTGGTGAATTTTATCCAAAAAGGAGGTCACAGAGACACGATGATTGTTGATAAAATGCTTTTTGCTGCGATGATTGAAGCGAGAAGCTGTGAGAGATTTAAAGTTTTAACAGAAAATATAAAGGACGAAGAACTCAAAGTATTCTATAAAGAACTGATGATTTCTGAAGCCAATCATTATACAACATTTATCGGTTTTGCAAGAGAACTAGGCGATCCTGATCAGGTAAATAAACGATGGGAAGAATGGCTGGAATATGAAGCCAAAATCATCAAATCTTACGGTAACAAAGAAACTATACACGGCTAA
- a CDS encoding acyltransferase family protein, with protein MNRDLYIDFAKGLATLSIIFIHTAFWSGQFYIIPEIRVFSLVFDVALFYALSGITSGSNIEKTLYRLLKLQITYMIFVTLLFFLDYFFKIFGLTFFSLEWLQSFYSTFGSKYSATSISTAPQWQNLGNWYLHEYSNADTFPVVMGSFWYLKVYFILTVFGVLILRFFPKHVNWFIGICIASTLLFNIFPEIYPTGQVGYVAFYMTVFLIGNRMRGKTIPTKMIPVLYGLVAAALVWMFWYFGDEVFFKINKKKFPPQTAYIIWTFFSLTTLFVLYNRLKITKENFVTHIGKNAIFFYFGQGISSSLVYFLVVPMKESMPWWVLMVIIYIINVILAFIIATGLKKFDTLGWNILEFLRKKTAQ; from the coding sequence ATGAACAGAGATCTCTATATCGATTTTGCGAAAGGTTTGGCCACGCTTTCCATTATATTTATTCATACCGCATTTTGGTCGGGACAGTTTTACATTATTCCTGAGATCAGAGTTTTTTCTTTGGTTTTTGATGTTGCTCTGTTTTATGCTTTAAGTGGAATCACTTCAGGTTCGAATATTGAAAAAACGCTTTACAGATTACTGAAGCTTCAGATTACCTACATGATTTTTGTAACACTTCTGTTCTTTCTAGATTATTTCTTCAAAATTTTCGGGCTCACATTTTTCTCGCTCGAATGGCTTCAGAGCTTCTACTCTACTTTTGGTTCAAAGTATTCGGCGACGAGTATTTCAACGGCGCCACAGTGGCAGAATTTAGGAAACTGGTATCTCCATGAATATTCAAATGCAGACACTTTTCCGGTGGTGATGGGAAGTTTTTGGTATTTAAAAGTTTACTTTATATTGACTGTTTTCGGAGTTTTAATTTTAAGATTTTTCCCGAAACACGTCAATTGGTTTATCGGTATTTGCATTGCTTCAACTTTACTGTTTAATATTTTCCCTGAAATATATCCAACCGGACAAGTCGGTTATGTCGCTTTTTATATGACGGTTTTCCTTATCGGAAACAGAATGCGAGGCAAAACCATCCCTACCAAAATGATTCCTGTACTTTACGGATTGGTGGCAGCAGCTTTGGTCTGGATGTTTTGGTATTTCGGAGACGAAGTGTTTTTTAAAATCAACAAAAAGAAATTCCCGCCGCAAACTGCATATATCATTTGGACTTTCTTCTCACTGACTACTTTATTTGTACTATATAATCGATTAAAAATCACCAAAGAAAATTTCGTCACTCATATCGGTAAAAATGCTATTTTCTTTTATTTCGGTCAGGGAATCAGTTCGTCGTTGGTTTATTTTCTGGTTGTTCCAATGAAAGAATCGATGCCTTGGTGGGTGTTGATGGTTATTATTTACATCATTAATGTGATTTTAGCTTTCATCATTGCAACAGGTTTGAAAAAATTTGATACTTTGGGATGGAATATTTTAGAATTTTTGCGAAAAAAAACCGCTCAGTAA
- a CDS encoding metalloprotease, translated as MKIKLYFPIITGAIAVLSLAACNDDSLENVDPQQENLKIEQPNALEKVCYYVDQYWSSNAVLTTSLPTSTDTNFMNSQMTKIASLWGRSNPTLRFVNDPSNPNSTYNAISYSTGKIYYGYAIYADAKNKGGNIVNAMILAHEYGHQLQYIFGLPSVSESTARPNELEADGFAGYYLRRPNGYNQTTFAQIATAYEFAQSIGDYQTTSAGHHGTPPQRRSAVRLGFLLGQYDLTASSFDYNFFYYYQGVLNGTYKMGKNSQNPEIDAYMSKYIDELRKIQSGEISAEEFKNLQ; from the coding sequence ATGAAAATAAAACTCTATTTCCCGATTATTACGGGAGCTATTGCTGTACTATCTCTAGCAGCATGTAATGATGACTCATTAGAAAACGTAGATCCGCAACAGGAAAACCTAAAAATCGAGCAACCCAATGCTTTAGAAAAAGTTTGTTATTATGTAGATCAGTATTGGAGTTCTAATGCCGTATTGACGACATCTTTACCTACTTCTACAGACACCAACTTTATGAATTCGCAAATGACTAAAATTGCAAGTCTGTGGGGAAGGAGCAACCCAACGTTGAGATTTGTAAATGATCCGTCGAACCCAAATTCCACTTATAATGCAATTTCTTATTCCACAGGAAAAATTTATTATGGATACGCCATTTATGCAGATGCAAAAAATAAAGGCGGAAATATTGTCAATGCAATGATTCTAGCTCACGAATATGGTCATCAGCTGCAATATATCTTCGGCTTGCCTTCTGTAAGTGAGTCAACTGCAAGACCCAATGAATTGGAAGCAGACGGTTTCGCCGGATATTATTTAAGAAGGCCGAACGGATATAACCAAACAACCTTTGCCCAGATTGCTACAGCTTATGAATTTGCACAAAGCATCGGTGATTATCAGACAACAAGCGCAGGACATCATGGTACACCTCCGCAGAGAAGATCTGCAGTTCGTTTAGGATTTTTATTAGGACAGTACGACCTTACAGCTTCTTCGTTTGATTACAACTTCTTCTATTATTATCAGGGAGTTCTGAACGGAACTTACAAAATGGGGAAAAACTCTCAAAATCCTGAAATCGATGCTTACATGAGTAAATATATTGATGAGTTGAGAAAAATTCAAAGCGGAGAAATTTCTGCAGAAGAATTTAAAAACCTTCAATAA
- the rpmA gene encoding 50S ribosomal protein L27 encodes MAHKKGVGSSKNGRESHSKRLGVKIFGGQDAIAGNIIIRQRGTQHHPGNNVGMGKDHTLHALVDGKVVFRKKANNRSYVSIEPNA; translated from the coding sequence ATGGCACACAAGAAAGGAGTTGGTAGTTCCAAAAACGGTAGAGAATCTCATTCTAAAAGATTAGGTGTGAAGATTTTCGGAGGACAAGACGCTATTGCTGGTAACATTATTATCAGACAAAGAGGTACTCAGCACCACCCAGGTAACAATGTGGGTATGGGTAAAGATCACACTTTGCACGCACTTGTTGACGGTAAAGTAGTTTTCAGAAAGAAAGCAAACAACAGATCTTACGTATCTATTGAGCCAAACGCATAA
- a CDS encoding T9SS-dependent choice-of-anchor J family protein — MKKLFIPFVLLGVSLNAQITTFPWTETFETSSTTAAAWTKIYESGTQEWSNVATAYYGYTTGAHQGDLMAEFDIDSFDGDATKYVSPILNLSSVNSPTLEFYYRNKDWGGDQNELKVYYRTSTTGTWTLITTFNSSISDWTNSGTLTLPSPSATYQIALEGVAWYGCSINVDDVLVKSGILSTSEFDKKKNTFKVYPNPTSDFINIKSEKRISEVLIFDLAGKRMNQIKEDNNEVKIPVHQLPTGTYIIQIKNTEGILNSQKFIKK, encoded by the coding sequence ATGAAAAAACTATTTATTCCCTTTGTTTTATTAGGAGTATCTCTTAATGCTCAAATCACAACATTTCCTTGGACAGAAACCTTTGAAACCAGCTCTACAACAGCAGCGGCATGGACAAAAATTTATGAATCAGGAACACAGGAATGGAGTAATGTTGCCACTGCATATTATGGTTATACAACGGGTGCGCATCAAGGAGATCTAATGGCAGAGTTTGACATAGACTCATTTGACGGAGATGCAACGAAGTATGTAAGCCCTATTTTAAATTTATCTTCTGTAAACAGTCCTACATTAGAATTCTATTACCGAAACAAAGATTGGGGTGGCGATCAAAATGAACTTAAAGTTTATTACAGAACCTCAACTACCGGAACTTGGACATTAATTACAACTTTCAACAGTAGCATCAGCGATTGGACTAATTCCGGCACATTAACATTACCTTCGCCCTCAGCAACTTATCAAATTGCATTGGAAGGCGTTGCTTGGTATGGATGCTCAATTAATGTTGATGATGTTTTAGTAAAAAGTGGAATACTATCAACTTCAGAGTTTGACAAGAAGAAGAACACATTCAAAGTATATCCGAATCCAACATCTGATTTTATTAATATCAAATCAGAAAAAAGAATTTCAGAAGTGTTAATATTTGATTTAGCAGGAAAACGAATGAATCAAATTAAAGAAGACAATAATGAAGTGAAAATTCCTGTTCATCAATTACCTACAGGAACTTATATTATTCAAATAAAGAATACAGAAGGAATACTCAATTCTCAAAAATTTATTAAAAAATAA